One genomic segment of Ricinus communis isolate WT05 ecotype wild-type chromosome 5, ASM1957865v1, whole genome shotgun sequence includes these proteins:
- the LOC112535854 gene encoding protein FAR1-RELATED SEQUENCE 5, translated as MDHAPSIEAKELVDCYGGLEEEGDEYCVVEDVDAPIVLDDTNKDDDNVNVEFSQSLNGGIMEPALGMEFASEDDARNFYNSYAKQMGFSIRVNTYYRSKKDNSIISREFCCSKEGFRREKHAKTVESGGDETKRRRARPITREGCKALMTVRRRDNGKWHVAKVEKNHNHEMVTPAMRHFLRLHKEEFDRKNSLSNSFSSCGGIGLDACASVDSNHVGKTLFSSQNCVNYIGRGRLSTFGVDAQSLLGFFKVMQASDRAFYYAIQVDEEDRLSSVFWVDTRSRTAYRSFSDVVAFDTTYQVNQYRMPFAPFTGVNHHKQSLLFGCALLTDETESTFIWLFTTWLEAMSGQQPGLVITDYNPAITRAVERVFPQSTLRYCKWHILSKMPKEMGHAHTLLPKTFQVEFDKCVNKTETSEEFESAWELLLDKYSLRGNEWLQSLYFDRKLWVPIYVRDTFFAGMYAAQRSGSVNSLFDGYVNARTSFQDFAEQYYKALEDRYEKEAKAEFETFYTKPILKTPLPMEKQAAEIYTRRLFTVFQNEIFESLLFAVKLFSNDEGTSRYEVARFDEEQQIYFVDLNTSKQAAKCSCKMFEFDGILCRHAIAIFKAANIFVLPQHYILKRWTRNAKDEAILDVQSSFEIQGNSRRGKYSHLYQEAIKCVEEGMASDHSLKVALSALREARIKIVSAKKNAINGQKLETMASSSCQDENAISSKVDSCSELVSTTYHQKSYSKRRAYRT; from the coding sequence ATGGACCATGCGCCTTCAATTGAAGCTAAAGAATTAGTGGATTGTTATGGGGGATTGGAAGAGGAAGGTGATGAATATTGTGTGGTTGAGGATGTTGATGCACCGATAGTCTTGGATGATACTAATAAAGATGATGATAACGTGAATGTTGAGTTCTCTCAGTCCTTGAACGGTGGGATTATGGAGCCCGCATTAGGAATGGAGTTTGCTTCAGAAGATGATGCAAGGAATTTTTACAATTCATACGCTAAGCAAATGGGATTTAGTATTCGTGTGAATACATATTACCGGTCAAAGAAAGATAACTCGATTATATCAAGAGAATTTTGTTGTTCTAAAGAAGGGTTTCGCAGAGAGAAGCATGCGAAAACTGTGGAATCTGGGGGTGATGAAACAAAAAGGAGGCGTGCAAGGCCTATTACAAGAGAAGGTTGCAAGGCACTAATGACTGTGAGGAGAAGAGATAATGGGAAATGGCATGTCGCAAAAGTAGAGAAGAATCATAATCATGAGATGGTGACTCCAGCAATGCGACATTTTCTTAGGTTACATAAAGAGGAATTTGATCGAAAGAATAGTTTAAGCAACTCATTCAGCAGCTGTGGTGGGATAGGTTTGGATGCTTGTGCAAGTGTTGACAGTAATCATGTTGGCAAAACGTTATTCAGTTCACAGAATTGCGTTAATTATATAGGAAGAGGACGACTAAGCACTTTTGGGGTAGATGCCCAAAGTCTTCTTGGGTTTTTTAAGGTTATGCAAGCTAGTGATCGTGCATTTTATTATGCAATACAGGTAGATGAAGAAGATAGGCTGAGTAGTGTCTTTTGGGTTGACACAAGATCAAGAACTGCATACAGAAGTTTCTCAGATGTGGTAGCTTTTGATACCACTTATCAGGTGAATCAGTACAGGATGCCTTTTGCACCTTTTACTGGAGTGAATCATCATAAACAGTCTCTGCTCTTTGGCTGTGCATTACTTACAGATGAGACAGAATCTACTTTCATTTGGCTTTTCACAACTTGGCTTGAGGCTATGTCCGGACAGCAACCAGGATTAGTCATAACTGATTATAATCCTGCCATAACTAGAGCAGTGGAGAGGGTTTTCCCACAATCTACGCTTCGATATTGCAAGTGGCACATCTTGAGCAAAATGCCAAAGGAAATGGGGCATGCACACACTCTGCTTCCAAAGACATTTCAAGTGGAATTTGATAAATGTGTTAATAAAACTGAGACATCAGAAGAGTTTGAATCTGCTTGGGAGTTGCTACTCGATAAGTACAGTCTTAGAGGAAATGAATGGCTTCAGTCACTTTATTTTGATCGGAAGCTTTGGGTCCCAATATATGTAAGAGACACATTTTTTGCTGGCATGTATGCCGCCCAGCGCAGTGGAAGTGTAAATTCACTTTTTGATGGTTATGTGAATGCAAGGACTAGCTTCCAAGATTTTGCAGAGCAATATTATAAGGCTTTGGAAGATCGATATGAGAAAGAAGCAAAAGCAGAGTTTGAGACTTTTTACACTAAACCTATATTGAAGACACCACTTCCCATGGAAAAGCAAGCAGCAGAAATTTACACAAGAAGATTGTTTACTGTATTTCAGAATGAAATTTTTGAATCTCTTCTGTTTGCTGTCAAGTTATTCAGCAATGATGAAGGAACCAGCAGATATGAGGTAGCAAGATTTGACGAAGAACAACAAATTTACTTTGTTGATTTAAATACGTCTAAACAAGCAGCTAAATGCAGTTGCAAGATGTTCGAGTTTGATGGGATCCTATGCAGACATGCGATTGCCATATTCAAGGCTGCAAATATATTTGTGCTTCCACAACATTACATTCTAAAGCGCTGGACCAGAAATGCCAAGGATGAGGCTATATTGGATGTGCAATCCTCTTTTGAGATACAAGGAAATTCTAGAAGAGGCAAGTATTCACATTTATATCAAGAAGCAATTAAATGTGTAGAGGAAGGAATGGCATCTGACCATAGTCTTAAGGTG